Genomic segment of Neofelis nebulosa isolate mNeoNeb1 chromosome 17, mNeoNeb1.pri, whole genome shotgun sequence:
gctgtcagcacagaaaacgtggggctcgaacccacggaccgtgagatcatgacctgagccaaaatcaagagtcgggggATCaaaaacgactgagccacccgggcacccctctacaattttcactttaaaaatatcacacatatccaGAAACATGCAGAAACCAGAGGGTAGGGCTTGGTATGTTGCCATGAATATCAAGAAATGGAacatggggtgcccgggtggctcagtcggttgagcgtccggcttcggctcaggtcacgatctcatggttcgtgggtttgagcctcgcgtcgggctggagcctggagcctgttttggattctgtgtctccctctctctctctgcccctcccctgctcactctctttctctcaaaaataaacattaaaattttttttaacttgaaagaaaaagaaatggaacctgaccagcctccagaacccccTCAAGATCTCTTCAAACTCCCACGTTTCTCCcccgactcccccccccccatgctttgTGTCAACACCGTGGACTGCTTTCACCTGTTCAGCATAGAAGAGGGAGGTTCTCCATGCCTGTTGAGCAGGGGCCCAGAGGCTTCCCAACGACTggtgggttgggggggtgggggaggtggaagTTAGGAATGACTCCAGGTGTTGAGCCTCTGGAAGGGGCAGTGCAGTGTTCGGACGGGGAGAGCTGTGGAAAGGGCAGCACTCGCGGGGGGTGTGGTTTCAGCGGGCTGATTCTGAGATGGCTTTGGACACACGAGGGGAACGATGACTAGGCAGTCACATGTGGGTTCTGGAGTCCGGTCTGCACTGGAGACGCAAACGTGGGACTCGCTGGCATTCAGGCAAGCCTGGGGGTTCTCTcaggggaggagaaaataaagtgGAGTGTCGTCTAAactccaggcactgtgccagggcCCAGGGATACCAGATGAAGGTCCCCCACCTTTGTGCGGCTCACAGTTCAGGAGGGGAGATAAACTGCGAGATAAATAAAAAGCCAATTTTATGTTGAAAAGCAAAtcagctaggggcacctgggtggttcagtcggttaagcgtctgactttggctcaggtcacgatctcacggtaagttcaagccccgtgtcgggctctgtgctgacagctcagagcctggagcctgcttcggattctgtgtctccctctctctctgcccctctcctgctcacactctgtctctctcactttcaaaaataaatatttaaaaaaattttaaaaagccaatcagCTATTTCAGTTTGGGAGCCCCATATAGAAACCAGATGGGATGCTATGATCGAGGTGATAGGACAGGGAGCTGCAATTTTTTCTCGATAAAGgccagataggaaatattttcatcttttccgGCCACACAGTCTCCGTGTGAATTAAACTCCGCTGTTGTCCGGCTAAAGCAGCTGTCGACAGTAAGTAAATGAGTGCACGTGGCCGTGTTCCAGTAAaggtttatttacaaaaactggTGCCGTAGTTCACCACCACCCTGTGATAGAGAATGGGTGGGGACCCTCGTTAAATGGAGCGGTCAGTTAAGGACTATCTGAGGAGGCGACCCGTACAGAAAGCCCAGGAAGATGAGAAGGAACGGGCCAGGTGAGCAGCTAAGACCTGGGCATTCCAGGCACTGGAAACtgcaagggcaaaggccctgtggtgagaAGAGGTTTGGAGTGTTCTGAGACCCgaaaggcggtgggggggggggggagtggagggggagggacaggattTGAGCTTCAACAAGTAGGTGGGGGCTGGGTCAGGTGTGCGCTGGCTGGCTGTGTGATGAAGGGGCCTAAACGTCAGAACAAGGAGAAGCTGTGGAATAGGTTTTAAAGGGCAGTAATGTCTCATCTGCATAAAAAGAGGGTTCCACGGGCACAACAACAGAATGGATTCAAAAGGGCACGGGTGGAGGCAGAGACCAGGTGTCAGTCCTTCCACAGGTGTCCACGGAAGGGGAGCTGGGGGCTCACGCCAGGCCGGTGAATGTGGATACAGAGCCCCCTGGTCTGGTTTTCTCTGCGTGTCTGTCCCCACTCTGGGTCTTTGCCCCACTTCTCCGagtctctgtcctcctttctctgggTCTTTCTCCCCCAACCGCCTTCTCTGGACATCTGTCCTTCTGAgtctctgacttctttctctaGATTTCCTTGTTTCACtgtttgtcctcctccctctgaGTCTGTCCCCTTTGGGGTCTCATTGTTCCCTCTAaatttctgtctctccccagggtctttttctgtctcactctgggtcctgtccccttctctctggagctctgtccctctctactgggtttctgtctttctctgtctctccggTGTCTGTGTTCCCGAGTCTGCCTCTGAATCTCTCTCTCGGTTTCTGACTCCTTCTCTGCTAGGTAGCAGCTTGCCAGATGCCTGAGGCCCTAGGGTTCGTCTTCCGTTTGTCCCATAGGAGGGCGCTGACCTTCCACATCCTGTCTCCTGGCCCTTCCCTCCCTTAGCTCCGTGTCGGGACTGAAACAGACGTTGTTGGCTGAGTCCGGGGTCCTGACCAGCTACAGCCACCGCGTGTTCAGCGCCTGGGACTTCGGGCTCCGTGGGGATGTCCACGTGCGGCTGCGCCATCGCATCATCCTGTACGAGCTGCAGGTGCGCGTGGGGGTCTACACCCACACAGGGaccggagggggcggggcctcgaCCAGGGATGCGGCTCGCAGAGATGCCGGGTGGAGGTTTCTTCTAAGGAGGCGGGCCTTGGGAAAGGAGGGGGCTGGGAAGAGGCCACAATAGAAATGCCTGAGGTCAAAGGGCACAAGGAAAAGCCAGCAGCAGGAAGGCTGCGGGGCCTGAAGCTCCTCGGGGTAAGATCCAGGCCAGCGACCGGGAACCGGGGCGGGGCCTCGGAGGGGCGGGGTGTGGGGTCTGGGGGCGGGGCCCGTGGTGCTGGGTGGGCCtctggaggggcggggccgggagatCTAAATGGTGACCTAGAGGACCACGGAGGGGCTGGGACAAGGATTACAGCAGTCCTCAGAGGGACGGTGCTGTATCAGTTCAAGTTGAGCAGGGGCTCTGGACCACCGGCCGGGCCTGGGGGGTACTGAGCCCAAATGCCCGTCTTTCTCGGCTTCAGGTGGAGCTGGAGGAGGCCGTGGTACGGCGCCAGGCAGCAGTGCGGACCCTGAGCCAGCAAGCCAAGGTGTGGTCGGTGCGGGTTCTGCTCAACCTGCTGGTGATTGCGCTCCTGGGAGCAGCCTTCTACGGGGTCTACTGGGCTACAGGGGCCACTGTGAAGCTGCAGGTGCGGAgggtcctgggggaggggagtcctGCGGGCCTGGGCTCACCTTTCCAAGGTTGCAGGGCCTGAAGTCTAGAGTTCCTGCGATcttggagaggagggagggggggtgtaTGTTCGGACCTCGGCCTTCGGGGCGCTGAAGGAagaagaggctgggggagggcgtTCCTCCAGAACCCCAGAGCCTCTCTGCTTGGTCCACCTTCTCTCGCAGGAGACGCCCCTTGTCCAGCAGATGCCACTGGTAAAGCTTGGGGTGGATTACCTTCCGTCCATCTTCATCTCTGGGGTCAACTTCTTGCTGCCACCTGTGTTCAAGCTCATCGCCCCGCTGGAGGGCTACACCAGGAGCCGCCAGATTGTTTTTATCCTGCTCAGGTTCTAGCCTTCGCAGGGTGGGCGGGGATGATGGCAGGGCTGGTCTGAAGGGCGCTGGCTGTAGTTCATAAGGCACGGAAGTCCCCAGGACATGGGGCCCAGTGAGCTCTGTATTCAGATCCTGACTCTTAcagagcctcaatttcttcatctgtgaaatggggagaatGGTGAGTGTGTCCCGCACAGGAGGGGCCCAGCACATGGTGAGCACTAGTCAGTGCTgatttccccttcctctcccttccctccatcgGCTCCTCCAGGACCGTGTTTCTCCGCCTGGCCTCCCTGCTGGTgttgctcttctctctctggaaTCAGATCACTTGCGGGGGCAATGCTGAGGCTGAGGAGTGCAAAACCTGTGGCTACAAGTACAAAGAGCTACcggtgagaaggaaagagaggggccCCAAACCCTGGGCCCCCCTGAAGGAGAGGAGGAGCTGGGTGGGTCCAGACTCCAGGTTTAAAGTGCTAGAACACCCCTCCTCTTGAGGACATGGGTAGGGATGTTCGAGAAAACTGAGGATCCCCAGAGAAAGGATTGCAAGGATCTCATAGGCTTGCGATTTGGAGACTTGGATGCTTGGCCCTTAGCTTCCTGGGTCCTGAGGTCTTTCTGACCCGTGACTTCTTTCCTCAGTGCTGGGAGACTCGCCTGGGGCAGGAGATGTACAAACTCCTGATCTTTGATCTGCTGACTGGACTGGCTGTCATGCTGCTCATCCAGTTTCCTCGGAAGTGAGAGCCCCGCCCCTCGCGATAGCTCCGCCCCTTTCACAATCCCGCCCTGACACGCAGACCCCGCCCCCTTGTTACCTAGTTCCTTCTGGCCCCGCCCCTAGGACCCCGCCTCTGGACCCACCCCCTCCGGGACTTTGAaagctcctcccctcctcagacTTGCTCCCTTCTGATTGGTGGGTGGGGCGGTGGAGGCGCCTCTGActcggcccggccccgcccctcaggCTGCTCTGCGGCCTCTGTCCCGGGCCGCTGGGACGCACGGTGGGAACCCAGGAGTTCCAGGTGCCCGACGAGGTGCTGGGACTCATCTACGCGCAGACGGTGGTCTGGGTAGGGAGTTTTTTCTGCCCTTTACTACCTATGCTCAACACGGTCAAGTTCCTGCTACTTTTCTATTTCAAGAAGGTGAGGAGTGTGATGGACTTCTGAGTCCTGGGGGAGGCGGGTTGCGAGGGTCCCCAACCACTAGATCCTGAGAGAGGAGGGGTCTGGAGGACAGACTTCTGGATGTGGGAGGAGGGGTCTAGGGCGTCTTTTCGTTCCGAGGAAAGAAGGGCACGGACTCCTGGGTCTGATAGCAGCAAAGGTCTAGGGACTTATGGGGGCACCAGGGACCCAGACTCCTGGATGGTGAGAAAGGACAGGCTAGGGCTCAGATTCTTGTGTCTCAGAttgcccccttctccccccagtTCACTCTTTTCTCCACCTGCTCTCCGGCCTCCCGCACCTTTCGGGCCGCCACAGTGAACTTCTTTTTCCCCTTGGTCCTTCTTCTGGGTCTGACCATCTCTGCTGTTCCCGTCCTTTATAGCATCTTCTTGTAAGTGTGAGAGgctcctgcctcttcctccctccatcccttcgcTGTCATCCAGGATTCTGAGTCTTGGCCATCCTTGAgcactgtctgtctctgactTCTTCAGGATCCCACCCTCTAAGCTGTGTGGCCCCTTCCGAGGTCAGTCGTCCATCTGGGCCAAGATCCCTGAGTCAATTTCCAGTCTCCCTCGGATCACCcagaactttctctttttcctggggACCCAGGCTTTTGCTGTGCCTCTTCTGCTAATCTCCAGGTGAGCGGGCCCAGACTCCTAGGTCTGAGTTTGTGTGTTCTGAGGCCCCCGCTGCCTGTTTCTaagagaggaaggggctggggaccCAAATTCCTGAGTCTCAGGAGGAGAGGATGGGGCGTGGACTtgtgggtctgagggaggaggcggCTGGGGTCccggactcctgggtctgaggaaggaggaggctgggggtccAGGTCTCTGGTTTCTAAGGGGCCATGCATTGAAGATAGTGTAAGAGCGTTTTGGGTGTGGCTTCCATTGCTGTCTCCTCCAGCATCCTGATGGTGTATACCTTAGTCTTGGCTAACTCATATGGACGTCTCATCTCTGAGCTCAAACGCCAGATAGAGATGGTGAGCCAGATCGGGTTCCTGGGAATGGGTCCTGGATATGGAAAGAAACAGTGGGGAGAGGCGTCTCACCTCTACCTCCCTTTACCCTTTACGTAGGAGGCGCAGAATAAGGTCTTCCTGGCACAGCGCGCTGTGGCACTGAGCTCGGCCAGCGGGGCTCTTTGACCTCCCCTACCCTTGCTCAGGACGATGTCCCACTTTCTGACCCAGACCTGCCCCCCCAGACCCTTTGTAAGCCTCTGGCACGTCATCTGTCAAatggaggaagtggagaaaaccCGTGGGCTTAACAGCCTTGGGATTCGGGGATTCCCAGGACCCTGAAGCTCCCCTACCCTTGGACTCCAGTGAACGTCTCTCTTTTATCAATAAAGATGGCCCAGCTTGCAGAGCGTTGTTTGTAAATTGCATCCTGCagcggggcgggggaggagtCGGGCACAAGCCAATCAAGTGAGTTGGCCTCGACAAGACTTGACAGACGTGCCAGCCAATTAGCGGCCGCGTCCGGTAAGCTTCAGCGCGGGGACACGTGATTGGCTCAGAACCTTGGTGGGAGGCGGTCGCTAGGCTACACCAACCCAAATTCGGGCATCTCAGCTAGTCAGCTCTCCTTACGGACTTGGGGGCGTGGCAGTCAGCCCAGGCCCAATCCGTAGCTAAAACAGGAACAACAGGGAGGGGCACTGTCTCGCCAATAGGAAGTGGTTGGAGGCGGGCCTGCCACTGGGTGACCGGCTACGACGCCATGAATATCTTGCCCAAGAAGAGCTGGCACGTCCGGAACAAAGACAATGTCGCCCGTGTGCGGCGTGACGAGGCTCAGGCccgggaggaggagaaagagcgTGAGCGGAGAGCGCTGCTCGCTCAGCAGGAGGTAAGCCCCGAGCGCGGCCGGAGGGGAGTCCCGGGCCGATCGCGCAGGCGCTTTGGGATTGGCCGGAAGTGGGGGTGGCGCGCAGGCGCGGTGCATCCCGTGAGGTAGGAGGGGTTGGGCGCCGCTGGAGGCGCGTGTCCACCTGTGCCTGTGTCCACCGTGCGGGGCCCGCCTAGGCCTCCGCTTTGTCTTGGTGTCCCCCACTTGTGTCTTTCGCGAGGCTGAAGagtgcctggtacagagtagCGGCCTGTGAAAAGTGAACCCCTGAGCAGTTCAAAGAAACTCGGACTAGTTTGCCTGCACAACCTCCCTGTTGAGCGTCTACTGTATGCTCGCCCGGTGCAGAGCACTTGACCCGCAGTCTCTCAAGCTGTGGGGCgagccctctccctgccctccccgctcCAGGGGCTTTCCGTGTAACTCCTAATCTCCTGCTTATACGTAGTTTTGTTCTTTAGTGAATCTGATCCTCAAAGCTGACTGCACCTCGAGATGGGCTGggcttttaaaattcacttattgGTAGAGATTGCACGCCGTGGTGGATGGAGCCCTGCCTGTAATCCAGATCGCCTGTTGGCATACTTTGGGCTGTTTGTCTCCACCCGAGATTGGGAACCCTGCTGGTTGACTGTTGGGGAAGGAGGCAGCTTACAAACCAGGTGTCCCGCATTCCCCCACACCCTCTGCGGACTGGGACAGGTGCGTCTTCTGAACCCCTAGCACTAAGGACTGCGTTTTCTGTGGTCCAGCGTCACACCTATGTGACTCACATCGAGGTTCTCAATGTTGTGCCTGTGACTGACTCTTCCCCAGGCCCGCACAGAATTCCTACGGAAGAAAGCCAGGCGTCAGAACTCACTACCTGAGCTGGAAGCAGCAGAGGCAGGAGCCCCGACTCCCGGCCCTGTGGACCTATTCCGGGAGCTgctagaggaagggaaaggggtgaCCAGAGGCAACAAAGAGTACGAGGAAGAAAAGCGACAGGAGAAAGTAAGCTGGGCTCCCACCTCATGAGtgatgggtggggctggggcgTCTGTCCTCCCGTGTGACTAACAGGAGTATGGAGTGAGGGTGGGGATTAAGTGAGCTGATAAAGAGGACCCAGAGGGGTCCCGGAACCTAGCACTCAGAAGTGCTATTTATTACCATCCAAGCCTGCAGCCACTTGGAAGTGGCTGCTAGTTGCAGACCCATTGGCCTGGTGTCCAGGCCCTGTTGGGGTTTGGGAAGTGTCCAGGAGCTTTGTCGGCGTAAAGCGGATCCTGTCACTCGCCTACTCGGGGATTCCCACCCAACTCTGAACTTGCCTCCCTCCTTTGCGCCTTGCTTGCTGCTTTGTCTTCAAATTACATCCTCAAAGATGCCTGCCTTTGAACTCTACAGGAGCACCACCTGTCCTTCCCTTCTGTGCTTTTTGTTACTGAACCTGCACTTGTGCCCAGGGCTGGAGGCTCACCTGTGCTGGTCTTTTGTGTCCCTAGAACATAGCAGAGCTGGCTCGTGACCTCTCGCCAGCACCTGTTGGCTAAACTGGTTCTGCCTCGCCCAGGAGCCTTGGGCGTCCTGGTATCCCCTGTAGGCCTCCCTGCGGGAGCCATTCTTGACATCCGCACCTCCCCATTTTCTGTCCCCTCAGGAGAGGCAGGAGAAAGCTCTGGGGATCCTCACATACTTGGGCCAGAGTGCTGCGGAAGCCCAGACTCAACCGCCTTGGTACCAGCTCCCCCCAGGGCGGGGGGCGCCCCCACCTGGCCCAGGTCCAGATGAAAAGATCAAGCAGCGCCTGGACCCTCTGCGGGAGATGCAGAAGCACTTGAAGAAGAAGAGGCGGCACAGTGGTGATGGTGGTCacagcagaaagggaaaggaggggcCGGACAAGCAGCGGCCGGAAGCGTAAGGAAGCTGGGCGGGCGGCGTCAGGGGCTGGCTGGGCAGAGAGGTGGCCTGGGCACCGTGTCTGGGGGTCTGCAGAGGCAGTGAACTTTCAGTCTTGTGCAGTGGCTTCCAGACACTGCTGTGGTAAATTGAGGGATGTTGCCTCGTTTTCAAGATTTTGCTCCTTCTATGCTAAATAGTAACAGATAAATCCCACAGGCACATAAAGCTCTCGGGGGTCCTTGAGACCAGTTTGAGAACTATGGGGTCACTAAGAGCAGGTTTGTGTCCCTAGGAGGACAAAGCCCTGAGCAGAACTGGCATACAGTCTCCTGTCTtctacagaaggggaaactgaggccccagctGTGCTCGTCACAGCTGATTGCTGCTGGGTGCCCCTCCAGATCAAGAGCGCTGCTCTTAAAAGATGGGGGTGGTAACAGCCCACAGAGGGGGAGGCTGGGGTCTTAATGCACTGCATGAAGCCAGCTTCCGGCCCGCAGGCAAGTGGGCTGCAGGCATGGGGTCCAGGTGGCAGCTCctccttggggggtggggggggggggtggtggctatGGGGCCTATGAGCTTTTTAACCAGACTCCTGTGCCCCCAGACGCCCATCCCTGGACCAGCTTCGAGCCGAACGTCTCCGGCGGGAAGCAACAGAGCGTGCTCGGGCAGAGGCCCTGCTGGCCCGAGTGAGGGGCACAGCCCCCCCGGAGGAACAGCCTGTGGAGATGGACGAACGGCGGGGGCGGTACAACTCCCAGTTCAACCCCCAGTGGGCCCGGCGCCCTGCCAACAAGACCCCAGCGCTTACGGACTCCTGGGGGGATAGGAGAGGCCGCAGCTGCCAGCCGTCATATAAAactatttattcataaatattttccaaaatgaaaataggtTTACCAAAAAATGTCCCtcactggggaggggaggagggggcagcccTCGCCCCCGGGCCCCCAGGGTGGGGCTGCTTCCTGGGGATGAGGGCTGCCCCATGGCCTGGGGCCTCC
This window contains:
- the TMC4 gene encoding transmembrane channel-like protein 4 isoform X3; the encoded protein is MEAGPTWEPEAWGSSGGWPAPRGARAGPSLSSVLNELPSAATLRYRGPGVLPWGASGEEEEDGESNIQAMAEAAQKELGEPIPSRELPWPMQARRTHRQSHARDKVAQGSGSRVAQWALWLRRSKEKTQERLHTLQPWAWTLKRIGGQFGAGTESYFSLLRFLLLLNVLASVLKACMTLLPTWLEGTPPGPPGPDTSSPCGFYNPDPQGLVTFPTHLFSLLSGVGFLEWSPLFYGFYPPRQHLAVTYLCSVFVIGLLHLVLILHRSVSGLKQTLLAESGVLTSYSHRVFSAWDFGLRGDVHVRLRHRIILYELQVELEEAVVRRQAAVRTLSQQAKVWSVRVLLNLLVIALLGAAFYGVYWATGATVKLQETPLVQQMPLVKLGVDYLPSIFISGVNFLLPPVFKLIAPLEGYTRSRQIVFILLRTVFLRLASLLVLLFSLWNQITCGGNAEAEECKTCGYKYKELPCWETRLGQEMYKLLIFDLLTGLAVMLLIQFPRKLLCGLCPGPLGRTVGTQEFQVPDEVLGLIYAQTVVWVGSFFCPLLPMLNTVKFLLLFYFKKFTLFSTCSPASRTFRAATVNFFFPLVLLLGLTISAVPVLYSIFLIPPSKLCGPFRGQSSIWAKIPESISSLPRITQNFLFFLGTQAFAVPLLLISRRRRIRSSWHSALWH
- the TMC4 gene encoding transmembrane channel-like protein 4 isoform X5; amino-acid sequence: MEAGPTWEPEAWGSSGGWPAPRGARAGPSLSSVLNELPSAATLRYRGPGVLPWGASGEEEEDGESNIQAMAEAAQKELGEPIPSRELPWPMQARRTHRQSHARDKVAQGSGSRVAQWALWLRRSKEKTQERLHTLQPWAWTLKRIGGQFGAGTESYFSLLRFLLLLNVLASVLKACMTLLPTWLEGTPPGPPGPDTSSPCGFYNPDPQGLVTFPTHLFSLLSGVGFLEWSPLFYGFYPPRQHLAVTYLCSVFVIGLLHLVLILHRSVSGLKQTLLAESGVLTSYSHRVFSAWDFGLRGDVHVRLRHRIILYELQVELEEAVVRRQAAVRTLSQQAKVWSVRVLLNLLVIALLGAAFYGVYWATGATVKLQETPLVQQMPLVKLGVDYLPSIFISGVNFLLPPVFKLIAPLEGYTRSRQIVFILLRTVFLRLASLLVLLFSLWNQITCGGNAEAEECKTCGYKYKELPCWETRLGQEMYKLLIFDLLTGLAVMLLIQFPRKLLCGLCPGPLGRTVGTQEFQVPDEVLGLIYAQTVVWVGSFFCPLLPMLNTVKFLLLFYFKKDPTL
- the LENG1 gene encoding leukocyte receptor cluster member 1, whose product is MGWAFKIHLLARTEFLRKKARRQNSLPELEAAEAGAPTPGPVDLFRELLEEGKGVTRGNKEYEEEKRQEKERQEKALGILTYLGQSAAEAQTQPPWYQLPPGRGAPPPGPGPDEKIKQRLDPLREMQKHLKKKRRHSGDGGHSRKGKEGPDKQRPEARPSLDQLRAERLRREATERARAEALLARVRGTAPPEEQPVEMDERRGRYNSQFNPQWARRPANKTPALTDSWGDRRGRSCQPSYKTIYS
- the TMC4 gene encoding transmembrane channel-like protein 4 isoform X1 is translated as MEAGPTWEPEAWGSSGGWPAPRGARAGPSLSSVLNELPSAATLRYRGPGVLPWGASGEEEEDGESNIQAMAEAAQKELGEPIPSRELPWPMQARRTHRQSHARDKVAQGSGSRVAQWALWLRRSKEKTQERLHTLQPWAWTLKRIGGQFGAGTESYFSLLRFLLLLNVLASVLKACMTLLPTWLEGTPPGPPGPDTSSPCGFYNPDPQGLVTFPTHLFSLLSGVGFLEWSPLFYGFYPPRQHLAVTYLCSVFVIGLLHLVLILHRSVSGLKQTLLAESGVLTSYSHRVFSAWDFGLRGDVHVRLRHRIILYELQVELEEAVVRRQAAVRTLSQQAKVWSVRVLLNLLVIALLGAAFYGVYWATGATVKLQETPLVQQMPLVKLGVDYLPSIFISGVNFLLPPVFKLIAPLEGYTRSRQIVFILLRTVFLRLASLLVLLFSLWNQITCGGNAEAEECKTCGYKYKELPCWETRLGQEMYKLLIFDLLTGLAVMLLIQFPRKLLCGLCPGPLGRTVGTQEFQVPDEVLGLIYAQTVVWVGSFFCPLLPMLNTVKFLLLFYFKKFTLFSTCSPASRTFRAATVNFFFPLVLLLGLTISAVPVLYSIFLIPPSKLCGPFRGQSSIWAKIPESISSLPRITQNFLFFLGTQAFAVPLLLISSILMVYTLVLANSYGRLISELKRQIEMEAQNKVFLAQRAVALSSASGAL
- the TMC4 gene encoding transmembrane channel-like protein 4 isoform X2, coding for MEAGPTWEPEAWGSSGGWPAPRGARAGPSLSSVLNELPSAATLRYRGPGVLPWGASGEEEEDGESNIQAMAEAAQKELGEPIPSRELPWPMQARRTHRQSHARDKVAQGSGSRVAQWALWLRRSKEKTQERLHTLQPWAWTLKRIGGQFGAGTESYFSLLRFLLLLNVLASVLKACMTLLPTWLEGTPPGPPGPDTSSPCGFYNPDPQGLVTFPTHLFSLLSGVGFLEWSPLFYGFYPPRQHLAVTYLCSVFVIGLLHLVLILHRSVSGLKQTLLAESGVLTSYSHRVFSAWDFGLRGDVHVRLRHRIILYELQVELEEAVVRRQAAVRTLSQQAKVWSVRVLLNLLVIALLGAAFYGVYWATGATVKLQETPLVQQMPLVKLGVDYLPSIFISGVNFLLPPVFKLIAPLEGYTRSRQIVFILLRTVFLRLASLLVLLFSLWNQITCGGNAEAEECKTCGYKYKELPCWETRLGQEMYKLLIFDLLTGLAVMLLIQFPRKLLCGLCPGPLGRTVGTQEFQVPDEVLGLIYAQTVVWVGSFFCPLLPMLNTVKFLLLFYFKKFTLFSTCSPASRTFRAATVNFFFPLVLLLGLTISAVPVLYSIFLIPPSKLCGPFRGQSSIWAKIPESISSLPRITQNFLFFLGTQAFAVPLLLISSILMVYTLVLANSYGRLISELKRQIEMEVVGGGPATG
- the TMC4 gene encoding transmembrane channel-like protein 4 isoform X4 — encoded protein: MEAGPTWEPEAWGSSGGWPAPRGARAGPSLSSVLNELPSAATLRYRGPGVLPWGASGEEEEDGESNIQAMAEAAQKELGEPIPSRELPWPMQARRTHRQSHARDKVAQGSGSRVAQWALWLRRSKEKTQERLHTLQPWAWTLKRIGGQFGAGTESYFSLLRFLLLLNVLASVLKACMTLLPTWLEGTPPGPPGPDTSSPCGFYNPDPQGLVTFPTHLFSLLSGVGFLEWSPLFYGFYPPRQHLAVTYLCSVFVIGLLHLVLILHRSVSGLKQTLLAESGVLTSYSHRVFSAWDFGLRGDVHVRLRHRIILYELQVELEEAVVRRQAAVRTLSQQAKVWSVRVLLNLLVIALLGAAFYGVYWATGATVKLQETPLVQQMPLVKLGVDYLPSIFISGVNFLLPPVFKLIAPLEGYTRSRQIVFILLRTVFLRLASLLVLLFSLWNQITCGGNAEAEECKTCGYKYKELPCWETRLGQEMYKLLIFDLLTGLAVMLLIQFPRKLLCGLCPGPLGRTVGTQEFQVPDEVLGLIYAQTVVWVGSFFCPLLPMLNTVKFLLLFYFKKEVVGGGPATG